GGTAACCCCGTCTTAATGAGCCATTTATAGCGACTGAGACAGCACGTATTCGCGTCTCTTTTTATGTGAGTCTAGAACTTATCCGAAACAGAAGAAAGAACGCAACAATTGAACACGAGCACAACGAAGTGAAATACCAAGAGGGACGCTACAACTGTTTATGATCGTGGTGGACGATTAATGAACATTTATTTTCCTGCCCAAGTCTCGTCAATGTCATTTCACGATTCCAATGCCTTCCATCGTCGGCATATGTGCTCGATTCTACACATGTATtattacagtacaagttGCAAGTAagaatgtacttgtacttgtacttgtacaatactgcCAAAATGTCACTCTTGACCGGCCAGGATTCGTACTTGGACAGTACCAACGTCCACCCATCCctgtttattttttttagtCGTATTAGTCACACACTACTACAATCACATATAACAAGTCATTCATTCATAGAGTATCTCAGGAATACTAAACATAACTTAGGCGGTAAGACCAATGACACCGCAGGCGGGTCGAGGGCCAGCGTTTCCGGTCTTGAGAGAGTCGGCATGGCCACCCTTTCCAAGATCGTCCTCACCACCGTGGATAACGACGGTTCGGCCAACAATGGAGTTGTCACCAGTCAGCTTGAGAAGAGAGTCCTTGAGAACACCCTTGGCAACACCCTCAGAGTCAGTCTTGACGTTTCCGAGGTCACCAACGTGTCGCTCAGAGTCGGTGGGACCACcgtggttcttcttgaaggGGTTGAAGTGGGGGCCGGCAGAAGTGCAGCCGTTGGTGTTGTCACCAAACTCGTGGACGTGGAATCCTCGCTCAGCGTTGGGATCGTTGCCCTTGATGTCGTAGGTGACAGTGACGGGGCCGGACTCAGAGTCCTGCTCGAAAGTGACAGTACCGGAGACCTTGGAATCTCCTCGAAGAACAGCGACTGGGTTAGAATGTGCAGTGTGGGCAAGTGGCGAACAACGACATGGACTATTCCGTGAGGTAGGGCTCTCAATTCCCTCCTAAAATGCAATTGTGCTTGTGGGGTCTGATCTCAACAAACAATGAGCAACTTCTGAGTCACCTGCCACCTCACACGGCGCAACGTTCCGCCACCTTCCAGACGGTTGTCGAAGTCAACGTAGCGGCCAACCTGTGGGTGTGGACCGGTCGAGCGGCCTTCAATTGACCCGCTGGCCGCTCAATGTGCCCGATTCCGGGCCTTGCTCTCGTACTCACCAGCCTTGACCATTTTTGATGTGTGTGTTTAgtgtgtggaggagagcaAAGCCAGGTTCCGCACTTTATATATTTTGCTGGAGCCTGAGCCGAAGTGGCTTATTAattgagagccagagtcaatttttttccatttgCGGTATACTGCCGCCTGGGTTGGGTATTGTGTAATATCTCGTGCGGAAGCACATGGTGTCCGTTTATGGTGGGGAACATTCCTTATCGGGAAGGCAGATTATACCAAAAACGGATTCTGGAATATCTCCCAATTAGGATGCAATATCGGATATCACGTTGTGGGTGGTCGTGGAGAGGTATCGGAGCAAGTGTGCGGTCAATGAGGGACGAATACCCGCATTCTGGCGGGCCTGGGTACTGCTCAAGTAAGTGGAAAGCAAAAACAAGGAGGAAAGTAGCGCGGGCTACCAGCACCTTTTATACCACCATACCTTGGAGGTCAATTTGCTCATCTGGAGAGCATATACCCCGGAGCTTATTACATGGTCAGTTGTTGCCACACTAATAGGCAGGCCCAAACAAGATGTGAAACGGACGGAAATGGACAGATGGAGTCAGCATTTTGCGGAGAGCAAACGTTGGGGAGAGTTCTTTTGTTCTTGATTACGTCATGCATCTGACTAAACCATTATGACTAAGCCATTGTGACTAAACCATTATGACTAAGCCATTATGACTAAGCCATTCTGACGTGTTGTACGATACTATACTggaagtacatactgtgcgATACCAACAAGTCCCAAGTACTGATCGATACAGACAATCGTACCACTGTTTGTGCAATGACAGTTTGTATATGAAGACAAATTTACACTGCCAGTTCTTCGGCTTTGTACAATGGCACGATATTGTTTCCTACTTGCACCCATTGTCTGCTATACACTGTTGTCTATAATACATACAAGCATCAGCACAATGCACCATGTGGGTACAATTCCTGAAACAAGGGTCTAAAACGGAGGTCAGAAACAATGGACAAAGAAGTGAGTCTGGCTGAGCAGGCAGTTTTTCTCGAGCCCTGGCAAGCTCTTTTGACAAGCCGGTTGCGTTTCAATCAATCACGCCGAGCTAGCCCCCGATTCTCCGGGCCCAGCAACACCTCAACAGGGCTAAGCAGCCTGCAGATTAGCTACTCGTCTACTGTAAATCGGCTAATCAAAGCTAATCTGGAAAAGTTGATGGGTGAGGATGCATTCCGACATGAATAGGAGAGGTGGATCAGTTCCGTGGGCCAGGGTGGTTAGCGGCTTGTCTGGCCATAGGTGGTCGAGTCAAGAGTGCTACAGCACACGGCCCAAATCAAACCCAATCGCACCTCTCACTCAACGGTATACTGTATACACTGCTGATGATAGGCCTCTTCTCTCACCTCTGACGAAGTTGCAGTCAAGTAATTTAAACAAGAGTGGGCCAACTAACAATGGAGCGTTTCTCTAAAGTAGACTCTATTGTAAGTAtaacaagaaaaaaaaaaaaaaaaaaaaaaagtaccGTGCAATACTGCAGCGCAATTGAGTTCAAACTCGACCCACAAAAACTGGCCCCAACCCAGGAACAGTGAGACTCGTGGGTTATTAGCTGACAGCACTAGTGTCTGGagcaggaaaaaaaattacgGAAATCCGCGCTTTCCGCCCGTGACAAGCCCCCAAACCCATACTGCCttgtcatcttctccagctctcgCACTTCACATAAAGTAACCTTTACTCCCAACTCCGCAGCCCCACAGATTTGCCTTTAGATTGTTGTAttgtgtggtgtttgtgAGCACGTGACGCGTGCCACTCATACGTACAGACAGTCGGTGCCATCTTCACCTTCACAATTCACTTTCTGCAACAAAACAAACGCCATTTAGGCAGTGAGTACCCGCAGCGGACCACGTCTCACCCCCAGCGCCCTTCTAACACAGtgcatcctcctccattaCCTCCAAAGCCGCCTGCTGAGGTCATCAACAGACGGACCCAGGTGACGGATGAGTTCAGAACCAAACTACCTGAGCGAGTATCGTCGCTCGTGGACAAGCGACCGTCCTATCACCCGCAAGGACCACGCCAGCTCAACTCGGACGCGCCACAACAGACCAATCGGTACCTGGGCGTCTACTCTTCGCCGCAAGCGCCAAACTGGAGAGATGAAGAGAGAAGCGTGGAAAGAAGCAACACAGATTCGTCTGATAGAACGAGCGGCAGCGCCACCGACCGTGCCAGCTACTCATCTTACTCCACCGACCGAACCAGTATCCACGGCGGCGTCTCTGGCTACTACAACGACCCCAACAATGGCAACAACATTGGCACCGACTACGATAAGTTCTGGGCCCAACAGTACTCGGACGTTAGCCGGACCAGCAGCATGCAGTCGTGGCGGCCCGACAGCGAACGACCGCCACCTCTGCCCCTCAAAAAACCCGCATTGAACACCTCTCACAGATCTAATCCCGCGTCTCCAGGACGAGCTCACTTCTCACaacaaaacacaaacacgccCCCTCCACTGCCACCACAGATTCCCATCTACGACACATACATGGAGCAGCAAGCATATGAGGACTACCTGGAAAATGGGTTCTACGACCAACAATCACTATATCGTACCCCCGAGCCCCAGCACCCTGCGCGTCACTTTACTCCGTCCCCAAACGCCCAGGACAGATACCAGATCCCTCCGCATTTGAGTCCAGGCCACAGCTCGTACCAACCGCCAGCTGACCTGCCTGCATTGGACACCAACGACTGGAGCCATGTGGCGTCTGCATACGAAACAGACAACATGTATCCGGACCATGCATACGAGTCTCCGGTGCGCATGCCTGTGGCAGATGCCTACATGTCGCCTGGGAGTCCCAGTCCGTTGAAAACAGAGACATACTCGCCTGCTCCGTCTCAGCAATCACCTCTGCATCACCACTCTTCGCAGTCGTCTTTGAACTACATGACGTCTCAGTCGTCTCCCTTGACTCCCCAGCAGTGTTCGGAACGAGATTTGGCTCTAAGAATGGAGCGACTGGATATGCGTCCTGCCATGGAACGATTGGAGCCTCGTCCTATGGTCGATCGAATTGATATGCGCCCCTCCATGGACATTCGACCAGTCGATATGCGACCCACACTGGAGAAACGCATGAGTTTGCCCAACGGAATGCCCAAGTACCAGCCAATGTCACCTTCTGTGTCCCCGTCGCGGTTCAACTCTATGCCCAACAAGCGACCTGTACCTGTATCTGCAGGAAACACTCCCGTCAAGCAGCTCGACATTCCCGAGTACGATATTCTGTCGGACAGTATGCGGTCGGATACCGCCTGGGTGGAGCTGGATCTCCCGTCCATTCCTACACGACCACAGGTGGATCTCTCAAACGTGACGTACGCATGTCCTGAGATGTGGTCGCTGTCTGGCGTTCGAAACTGGATCCGTCCTTTCTTCACAggcgacaaggaggtgccTGAGAAGGATTTGCATACGGCCGTTTCGAATCTCTTTGCCGCCAACAAGACCATGTCTCCTGTTTATGCTGAACAGTACGCCAAACACGTAATCGGAGCCCTTGGACGAGGCGACGTGCTTCGACATGATGAGGAGAGAGGCTCTTATATGTTCAGCGACGAAGGTGTCGTTTCAGGAGTTATCCCAGCCCTCACCCTGTGCTACAGCAAGTCGTCGCATGACTCTGGATACACTTGTTATTCCACAAAGTGCCCATATGAGTCCGACACTCGGAAACGAGAGGACAAGAAGCGCACCGAATCTACATCCTCTGACCAGATGGACTGGGCGCAGTACTGGGAGCTCACCGATGACCAGCTGGCTCGTATTGACCCCCGAGAAATCAAGCGGCAGTACGCCATGCACGAACTCATCGTGGGAGAGGAGCACTTCATTCGTGACCTGGAGATTCTGCACAACGTCTACGGCGAATCTCTCAAGTCACACATGCCCGACAAGCAGTTTCGGGACATGTTTGCTGTTCAGGATATTATCCAGTGttccaaggagctgctccaggGCCGTCTCAAGGCCAGACACATTATTTTTGTGACTGGTATTGCCGACATCATCATCGAGTGGATCAAGGTTGCTCGTCCACACTTTCTTGCCTATGCGAACCGGTACTTGCATGCTGACCGGCGTATTCGAAAGGAGCGCGAAGACaatgttttgttttctCAGTGGCTGGGCGACATGTCGAAGGACCCTCGGACGCTCGGAAAGCCCTACTCGATCTACTTTCATCGAGTTATCCCCCGTCTGGCTCGATATTCGCTTCTTTTGGGCACCATTTCGAAGCATACTACCAACGAGATGGAATTGGAGCTTCTATCACGTGCTGTCGCCGAGTGTGATGACGTCACTCGACAATGTAACATGGTGATTGGCAACGTCGAAAAGCAGGTGGAGCTGTTGGATCTCAAGAGCCAGTTTGTGTTTAAGCCCGACTGTGGTGCTGATCTGAAGCTTGAGAGCACTCAGCGAAAGATTATGCGACGAGGTGACGTACAGCGAAAGTCCGACTACGGCTTTGAGTGGATTGACGCTCATCTGGTGCTGTTGGACAACTTTTTGGTGCTGTGCAAGCATCAGACAGGTCAGCATGGTCCCAAATTGTATGTGACGAAAAAACCCATTCCTCTGGAGCTATTGTGCGTTGAGCAGATTGACGAGGCCGAGCAGCAGACCAAGGGCCGAATTCACAACATCACGTCGCATGTTCGAGAAGTCAGAGACAAGCGAATGAGTTTCATTGGCGGAGATCAtcacagcagcagctcctccaaccccGGAGCAGTCACCGTGCTCAACGAGGACTCCGATCAGACCACGTATCCTTTCCGAATTCGCCATCTCGGCCAGAACATCACCTACACCCTGTTCTGTCCGTCTTCTCTTGATCGAGACAGATGGCACACTGCCATGGTCGAGGCCAAGCGTCAGTACTCCAGCAAGGTGTATGCCAAGAACGCCGAGCCCTTCCGGCTGACAGTTCTGTCATATCTCGACTTTGGATACGAGATTCCTGTTCGCCTGGCAGTCCCTAACAATGCCTCTACTCTCCAGAGAGCCATTGAAAAGGCCGGTATGGCCGGCAAGCCGCACCTGAAGACCCAACCGTCTTCGACCAGCATGACTACTCGAAGCAAGGTCAACTGTGCTACGTCGTTCATGTTTGATTCGCGTGAATTCGTTTTTGTCGGCACAGATTAcggtgtttttgtgtccgAGTTATCTCCCGAGACCCGTCACAAGGGCGGaaacaacaagtacaagcgGTGTGTCGACTTGCACAAGGTGACTCAGATTGGCGTGATTGAGACACTCAACTTGGTTATTATCCTGTGCCACCGTGGACTAATCTACTACCATCTGGACCAACTGCTCAACCGAAGCATGACCAAGGATGCGGCCACCCCCATGGGCTACAAGTTGTCTTCCTCTGCGTCCTTTTTCACCATTGGCAATATGAAGAACCGAACCCTGGTATTCTACAAGTCTCGCGAGGGTCTCAACTCGGTGTTCAAGGTATTGGAGCCCATTCGGCAAAAGGGCTCTCAGAAGAAGCGATCTCGAATGTCGCTGTCTCGGTTCTCGTCGCATATTGGGTCCACCGAGTACTTCAGGGACGCTGAGCGGTTCTACGTGCCGTCCGAGTGCTGGGGCATCTCCGTGTTCAAAAACTACTTTTCGGTGCACTGTACCAAGGGATTCGAGGCCATGAGTCTGGATTTCAAGGTGCCTCGAACACTACCCATCATCTCTTCTGGCTCCACTGACCTCAGAAAGCGACTAGAAGGACTCAGGCCCCTGGCCATGTTCCAGATCTCGGACTCCAAGTTCATGCTCTGCTatgacgagctgctggtgtACACGGATCACTTTGGCAACCTGGCCTCCAAGCCCATTCCCATCATGATaaaggccaaggccgtGGCACTTCAACATCCCTACCTGGTGATTGTGGACGACGAGATGGCCGAGATTCGGCACATTGATGGTACTCTCAAGCAGGTGATTCCTGGCCAGGATATGCGGCTTCTCGACGACCACGAAGGCCAGATCAAGCTGTGCATGGCGAACCCCAATATTTACGGCCGCCAACTCATTGTCGAGCTCAACACCAACGAGCTTATTgttgacgacgacgattcGTCTCTCACGGGATTGTAAGAGAGAGTCGGACAGTCCAAGTCCGTGTATACATAGTTTATTTATTGTCATGTTAATGTGAGCATTATATCGAAATTTACTTTCTATTATTTGAAGATGAAACTCCATATCACGAGAACATCTAGTGCCTTTCTTTTGGTTTCACTCCTTCAGTCTCCCATATCGTCAAACATTCATACTAATGCTTATGGTATAAACAAACATACAGTGTTGTACTGATACCACTCAGTTTCTACTCTCGGAAGTAAGCACCATACGAAAACTCACTGAGCAGATGTGAACTCTCTATCTATCATAAAAGTCATGGAATTCATTAAATGCGGTTGAAGAGCACCACAGTGGACTGGATAAGTCACGTCATCTTGCTACTCAGCTCGCCACGCTCGTAGGTTTAGCCTCGTTGGCAAGTTCCCCCTTTAACCTAGTCAACAATGTCCCCTCGTTGTTTGGCCAGTTCAACTCGTCATAAACCGGCGCTGTCATGTCTAGACACTTTGCCATCTCACCCTTCTGGTTGGCATCAGCCCATTCACGAGCAGACAACAACTGCCACAGAGCCGCCTTTCTGCCTTTGGGAGATTGTGAAAAGGCGTACGATACCCGCAACATGATGAGAGCATAACCCAAACGGCCCACCAGCCGCTCATCCAACAGTTTCTGGAACCACTGAGTTGCCCCCTGTGAAGCAGCGTCAGGACCAAGCAGACACTGCAGGTCCGAAGTTACCACCAGCATTCGAAGCGCATACTGTGGTAATTGCAGCCGCGAAATATATGTATAGCATGCCGAGTCCAGCAATGGGTTCAGCACCTCAACCCGTTGTTTCTCCGTCAGACGAGTAGTGTACATGAGAAGGGCCACTGCTGCCTGTTCCTGACATGCTGCAAGGTACTTCCACGCCTTGTCCGACAGGAAATCCCGTTTTACCAGCTCGTAAGTAGCATATGCGTATCTGTAGTCTCTCAGCATGAACGCATAATCTGCCAAACGTCGAATCGTCTGTTCTGGAGACCCCTGGGGGTAGATTCCCGATGCTTGGATGGATGATCCTGCCTCCTGTTTCTCGCTTCCTCCGAACTTGAGCCACTTTTTGCCCGCGGAAAACATTCGACCTGTTAGTCCTCGTTTTCCGGCTGCCACCGTATCCCACGTCATGATACACCGTTCCATGTGCGGAATAAGATGCTGTACGGTAAACTCTCTCAAAAGCGACCGAATACTCTCCTTGTCAGGCTGAGACAAGGTCCGAGAACCGAATCCCACTCCAGTCTTAAGATTGACCAGCTCATCGCCCACGGTCAGAAACTGCGGCGTGGGGATCGTCTCCGGAACACCCTCCTGGCCCAGTTTGATCATACCAGCCAGTCCAAACCGCTTCTTGGCCCGCTCCAGCAACGCAATGGTTCGTTGCGTCGAGTTCTCGGCGTCCTCCACACGTGCATCGTGCACCAGCACATAAAAGTTGAGACAGTCCTTATCGCGTTTCTGGCCCTGGGCCAAAGCCTGCAACGTGTCCAGAGGATGCGCGTTTCTGCTGGAGACACAAAAGAGATGCGCAGCCGGTTGAGAAAAGGTCTCAAATGCCGTGTCCGGTGGAGCAGCCACCAGTTTGGCGAAAAACCGGGCAAATGCAGAATCGTCAGAGTTGTAGTGACCAATGTACTCTCTCAGAAGCGCCTCCATGGCGTCCGGGTTGAAGAGCATGCCGCCAGAGTCTCTCTCGGTGGGTCGCTTGGCACCCAGTCGAATGGCAAAGTCGTCGTACGTGTTGGTCATGCCCTGGGAGTCTCGAACTGTGGCTCTTCCTACCGAGTCTCCATGGGGGGCCAGAAGAGTGATGAGATCTTCGTATCCGAGATCGTTGGCGAGTTTGTCGCAGTCTTCCGTGGCGAACACGGAGCAGAACGGCGAGTACGCCCTTGCCACTATCGACTTCATCATAGTTGGGTTGGGAGTGTTATGTTGTGAGTTTGATATGGTGATGTGTGTTagtagtacttgtagtagtagACAGACGACCGAGTGCTGGGAGAGCCAAAGGGAAGACAGAAAACGACAACAGACAAACGATTGAAGCAAGAGTGAAAACATGGAGTTACACTCTCCACCCTCCCGTGATTAGTCAGCATTAGTCATCACAACGAACAGACCCAACAGGGTGCTTGTAGCTGGGTGGGATACGTGGCCAGATATGTCAACTAAATATCCAAGTAGGGGCCAACTAAACGAGAGTTTGAGACCAAGTAGAAATTCAACCGACACTGACTCCGG
This genomic interval from Yarrowia lipolytica chromosome 1E, complete sequence contains the following:
- a CDS encoding uncharacterized protein (Compare to YALI0E12177g, weakly similar to uniprot|P46944 Saccharomyces cerevisiae YDR108w GSG1 sporulation specific protein, similar to Saccharomyces cerevisiae GSG1 (YDR108W); ancestral locus Anc_8.255), giving the protein MFSLLLQSFVCCRFLSSLWLSQHSVVCLLLQVLLTHITISNSQHNTPNPTMMKSIVARAYSPFCSVFATEDCDKLANDLGYEDLITLLAPHGDSVGRATVRDSQGMTNTYDDFAIRLGAKRPTERDSGGMLFNPDAMEALLREYIGHYNSDDSAFARFFAKLVAAPPDTAFETFSQPAAHLFCVSSRNAHPLDTLQALAQGQKRDKDCLNFYVLVHDARVEDAENSTQRTIALLERAKKRFGLAGMIKLGQEGVPETIPTPQFLTVGDELVNLKTGVGFGSRTLSQPDKESIRSLLREFTVQHLIPHMERCIMTWDTVAAGKRGLTGRMFSAGKKWLKFGGSEKQEAGSSIQASGIYPQGSPEQTIRRLADYAFMLRDYRYAYATYELVKRDFLSDKAWKYLAACQEQAAVALLMYTTRLTEKQRVEVLNPLLDSACYTYISRLQLPQYALRMLVVTSDLQCLLGPDAASQGATQWFQKLLDERLVGRLGYALIMLRVSYAFSQSPKGRKAALWQLLSAREWADANQKGEMAKCLDMTAPVYDELNWPNNEGTLLTRLKGELANEAKPTSVAS
- a CDS encoding uncharacterized protein (Truncated form of YALI0E12155g, weakly similar to uniprot|Q9Y7U5 Schizosaccharomyces pombe SPCC645.06C TUS1 similarity to GDP-GTP exchange factors, similar to Saccharomyces cerevisiae TUS1 (YLR425W); ancestral locus Anc_4.305), producing the protein MQSWRPDSERPPPLPLKKPALNTSHRSNPASPGRAHFSQQNTNTPPPLPPQIPIYDTYMEQQAYEDYLENGFYDQQSLYRTPEPQHPARHFTPSPNAQDRYQIPPHLSPGHSSYQPPADLPALDTNDWSHVASAYETDNMYPDHAYESPVRMPVADAYMSPGSPSPLKTETYSPAPSQQSPLHHHSSQSSLNYMTSQSSPLTPQQCSERDLALRMERLDMRPAMERLEPRPMVDRIDMRPSMDIRPVDMRPTLEKRMSLPNGMPKYQPMSPSVSPSRFNSMPNKRPVPVSAGNTPVKQLDIPEYDILSDSMRSDTAWVELDLPSIPTRPQVDLSNVTYACPEMWSLSGVRNWIRPFFTGDKEVPEKDLHTAVSNLFAANKTMSPVYAEQYAKHVIGALGRGDVLRHDEERGSYMFSDEGVVSGVIPALTLCYSKSSHDSGYTCYSTKCPYESDTRKREDKKRTESTSSDQMDWAQYWELTDDQLARIDPREIKRQYAMHELIVGEEHFIRDLEILHNVYGESLKSHMPDKQFRDMFAVQDIIQCSKELLQGRLKARHIIFVTGIADIIIEWIKVARPHFLAYANRYLHADRRIRKEREDNVLFSQWLGDMSKDPRTLGKPYSIYFHRVIPRLARYSLLLGTISKHTTNEMELELLSRAVAECDDVTRQCNMVIGNVEKQVELLDLKSQFVFKPDCGADLKLESTQRKIMRRGDVQRKSDYGFEWIDAHLVLLDNFLVLCKHQTGQHGPKLYVTKKPIPLELLCVEQIDEAEQQTKGRIHNITSHVREVRDKRMSFIGGDHHSSSSSNPGAVTVLNEDSDQTTYPFRIRHLGQNITYTLFCPSSLDRDRWHTAMVEAKRQYSSKVYAKNAEPFRLTVLSYLDFGYEIPVRLAVPNNASTLQRAIEKAGMAGKPHLKTQPSSTSMTTRSKVNCATSFMFDSREFVFVGTDYGVFVSELSPETRHKGGNNKYKRCVDLHKVTQIGVIETLNLVIILCHRGLIYYHLDQLLNRSMTKDAATPMGYKLSSSASFFTIGNMKNRTLVFYKSREGLNSVFKVLEPIRQKGSQKKRSRMSLSRFSSHIGSTEYFRDAERFYVPSECWGISVFKNYFSVHCTKGFEAMSLDFKVPRTLPIISSGSTDLRKRLEGLRPLAMFQISDSKFMLCYDELLVYTDHFGNLASKPIPIMIKAKAVALQHPYLVIVDDEMAEIRHIDGTLKQVIPGQDMRLLDDHEGQIKLCMANPNIYGRQLIVELNTNELIVDDDDSSLTGL
- a CDS encoding uncharacterized protein (Compare to YALI0E12133g, similar to uniprot|P00445 Saccharomyces cerevisiae YJR104c SOD1 copper-zinc superoxide dismutase, similar to Saccharomyces cerevisiae SOD1 (YJR104C); ancestral locus Anc_7.477), which produces MVKAVAVLRGDSKVSGTVTFEQDSESGPVTVTYDIKGNDPNAERGFHVHEFGDNTNGCTSAGPHFNPFKKNHGGPTDSERHVGDLGNVKTDSEGVAKGVLKDSLLKLTGDNSIVGRTVVIHGGEDDLGKGGHADSLKTGNAGPRPACGVIGLTA